In one window of Brenneria goodwinii DNA:
- a CDS encoding phosphotransferase: MAIRSDDMNLIQAGNDLAAEFISMGDDEASRLVRSHFGIEGRIRRLATEKDDTFRLTEMTGRQYILKVANPAEPEDEIALQIALLNFLQQADDSLPVPAVIADVRGQTLARITDAAGQQRYVRLLTYLAGTPLDSVAASPRQREQVGEALARLRLAMAGFEHPAAHRMLLWDVKNLANLQPLLASVDDIEQRRLLKRGMARFLRFSDRIQALPCQVLHNDFSQSNIIVDSGRRDFVTGIIDFGDTVYTAVAVDVATALLNQLPRDAAANPPDDLFADGRDVLRGYLRLVSLNREELALLPHLVMGRVIARTLITLWRARRFPDNARYILRNTEPGWGQLAWLLARSSDELSQTFMSMIPSSGEHHD, translated from the coding sequence ATGGCGATACGCTCCGATGACATGAATCTCATCCAGGCAGGCAACGATCTGGCCGCCGAATTCATCAGTATGGGGGATGACGAGGCATCACGGCTTGTCCGTTCCCACTTTGGCATTGAGGGCCGGATCCGGCGCTTGGCTACCGAAAAAGATGATACGTTTCGGCTGACGGAGATGACCGGTCGGCAATATATTCTCAAAGTCGCCAATCCTGCCGAGCCAGAGGATGAGATTGCGTTGCAAATAGCGCTGCTGAATTTTTTGCAGCAGGCGGACGACAGTTTACCGGTACCGGCGGTCATCGCCGATGTCCGGGGGCAGACGCTGGCGCGGATAACCGATGCGGCTGGCCAGCAACGCTATGTGCGGCTGTTGACGTATTTGGCAGGGACGCCGCTGGACAGCGTTGCGGCTTCGCCCCGGCAGCGGGAACAGGTGGGCGAGGCGTTGGCGCGGTTACGGCTGGCGATGGCCGGGTTCGAACATCCCGCCGCTCACCGAATGCTGTTATGGGATGTAAAAAATCTGGCGAATCTGCAGCCTCTGCTGGCGTCGGTTGACGATATCGAACAACGACGGCTCCTTAAACGCGGTATGGCGCGTTTTCTGCGTTTTTCAGACCGAATTCAAGCGCTGCCTTGTCAGGTATTGCACAATGATTTTAGTCAGTCGAATATTATCGTTGATTCCGGCCGCCGCGATTTCGTCACCGGCATCATTGATTTCGGCGATACGGTATATACCGCCGTCGCCGTTGATGTCGCCACCGCGTTGCTCAATCAGCTGCCGCGGGATGCGGCAGCCAATCCGCCGGACGATCTGTTTGCGGACGGCCGCGATGTGCTGCGCGGTTACCTGAGACTGGTATCGCTAAACCGTGAAGAGTTGGCGTTATTGCCTCATCTGGTAATGGGGCGGGTGATTGCCCGCACGCTGATTACGCTGTGGCGAGCGCGGCGTTTCCCGGATAACGCCCGCTATATTTTGCGCAATACGGAGCCGGGCTGGGGACAACTGGCCTGGCTGCTGGCCCGATCGAGCGATGAACTTTCGCAAACTTTTATGTCGATGATTCCGTCTTCAGGAGAACACCATGACTGA
- a CDS encoding amidase family protein, producing MKDIPELWQLSANEIASLIQLRDISARDVAQACLQRLEEVNPAINAVVDYRPEDTLAQAREVDRKLAAGEDAGPLAGVPVTIKVNVDQTGYANTNGLKAQKNLIATRNNPVVSSLLAAGALTVGRTNTPAFSYRWFTNNQLHGATLNPRNSALTPGGSSGGAAASVAAGMAAIGHGTDIAGSIRYPAYACGVHGLRPSFGRIAAYNASGAERTIGGQIMAVSGPIARSVADLSLALRAMSVGSADDPWWVPAPLNGPDMPRRAAVCLRPDGIDTAPEICQALLESADKLRDAGWIVDEVDELVSLEEAVAIQITLWMGDGYDGMVAAAEQEGDPGAITALAGQKAIAEQIGITDFSRALSRRLGIAREWAALLQEYPVVLLPVSAALPFANDLDLQGEAAYQHVWRSQLPMIGLPVTGLPALSLCTGYLPDQTPLGIQIVAGRFREDLCLAAGADIEARSPRLLLAGVPD from the coding sequence ATGAAAGATATACCCGAACTGTGGCAACTGTCGGCGAACGAAATCGCCAGTCTGATTCAACTGCGCGACATCAGCGCCCGGGATGTCGCTCAAGCCTGTCTGCAGCGTCTGGAAGAGGTGAATCCCGCCATCAATGCGGTGGTGGACTATCGTCCGGAAGATACGCTGGCGCAGGCGCGCGAGGTGGATAGAAAGCTGGCCGCCGGTGAGGATGCCGGGCCGCTGGCCGGGGTGCCGGTGACCATCAAAGTCAACGTGGATCAGACCGGTTATGCCAATACCAACGGCCTGAAAGCGCAAAAAAACCTGATCGCCACCCGCAACAATCCGGTGGTTTCCAGCCTGCTGGCGGCCGGGGCGCTGACCGTCGGGCGCACCAATACGCCGGCGTTCAGCTATCGCTGGTTTACCAATAACCAGCTGCACGGCGCCACGCTGAATCCGCGCAACTCCGCCCTGACGCCGGGCGGTTCGTCCGGCGGCGCGGCCGCCTCGGTGGCGGCGGGGATGGCCGCCATCGGTCACGGTACGGATATCGCCGGTTCAATCCGCTATCCGGCCTATGCCTGCGGGGTTCATGGCCTGCGTCCGTCGTTCGGCCGTATCGCCGCCTATAATGCGTCCGGCGCCGAGCGCACCATCGGCGGACAAATTATGGCGGTGTCCGGGCCGATCGCGCGCAGCGTGGCGGATTTGTCGCTGGCGCTCAGGGCGATGTCGGTGGGCAGCGCCGACGATCCCTGGTGGGTGCCGGCGCCGCTCAACGGGCCGGACATGCCGCGCCGCGCCGCGGTTTGTCTGCGTCCCGACGGCATCGACACCGCGCCGGAAATCTGCCAGGCCCTGCTTGAGTCGGCTGACAAGCTGCGCGATGCGGGCTGGATCGTCGATGAAGTGGATGAGCTGGTATCGCTGGAAGAAGCGGTGGCGATTCAGATTACACTGTGGATGGGCGACGGCTACGACGGTATGGTCGCGGCGGCGGAGCAGGAGGGCGATCCCGGCGCGATTACCGCATTGGCCGGTCAGAAAGCGATCGCCGAGCAGATCGGTATTACAGATTTCTCCCGCGCGCTGTCCCGGCGCTTGGGGATTGCCCGTGAATGGGCCGCGCTGCTGCAGGAGTATCCGGTGGTATTACTGCCGGTCAGCGCTGCCTTGCCTTTTGCCAACGATCTGGATTTGCAAGGGGAGGCGGCCTACCAGCATGTATGGCGCTCGCAGTTGCCGATGATTGGTCTGCCGGTCACCGGTCTGCCGGCGCTGAGCCTGTGCACCGGCTATCTGCCCGACCAAACGCCGTTGGGAATACAGATTGTGGCGGGGCGCTTCCGCGAAGATCTGTGTCTGGCGGCCGGGGCCGATATTGAAGCGCGCAGCCCGCGTTTGCTGCTGGCCGGTGTGCCTGACTGA
- a CDS encoding dipeptide ABC transporter ATP-binding protein, with translation MEPIKSSDSSQDIAPVLDVQSVTVKTGRAGEGRAVVEKVSYQVYAGETVCVVGESGSGKSVTSLAIMGLLPAGALTVTGGRILVNGEDVVTAGSSRLRQLRASTMGMVFQEPMTALNPVQSVGRQIDEVLRIHTQLSGQARKSQIMAMLASVHLPDVERIYHSYPHQLSGGQRQRIVIAMALILKPRLLICDEPTTALDVTTQKQILLLIKELQRSQQTAVVFITHDFGVVSEIADRIVVMNRGALVESGSRDDILVRPAQDYTRMLVSSVPSLLPRHTARPDTADAIEVVGLDKVYEEKKFMGATRRVVAANNVSFRIRRGEVLGVVGESGSGKSSVARCLVRLQEPTGGSIMLGDTDLVKTRAGEMRPLRRKIQFIFQDPYRSLNPRRTVGDSMIEGLINFGTPRQQALDTAAKALDLVGLSADIMTRYPHQFSGGQRQRLCIARAVVMEPDVLVADEAVSALDVSVQAQVLDLLEAIRQRTGVAILFITHDLRVAAQICHSIVVMKKGEIVEAGDAVTVLSHPSHSYTRSLIDAAPGRDWDFQNFRPVGAHAAVN, from the coding sequence ATGGAGCCAATTAAATCCTCTGATTCGTCTCAGGATATAGCACCGGTGCTGGATGTGCAGTCGGTCACCGTAAAGACCGGACGGGCGGGCGAGGGCCGGGCAGTGGTGGAGAAGGTGTCCTATCAGGTTTACGCCGGTGAGACGGTGTGCGTCGTCGGCGAGTCCGGTTCGGGTAAATCGGTAACGTCGCTGGCGATCATGGGGCTGCTGCCCGCCGGGGCGTTGACCGTCACCGGCGGCAGGATTCTGGTGAACGGCGAGGATGTGGTCACCGCCGGTTCCTCACGCCTGCGCCAACTGCGGGCGTCAACGATGGGGATGGTGTTTCAGGAGCCGATGACCGCGCTGAATCCGGTGCAGAGCGTGGGCAGACAGATCGATGAGGTGCTGCGCATTCACACCCAACTGTCGGGGCAAGCGCGTAAAAGCCAGATTATGGCGATGCTGGCCTCGGTTCATCTGCCGGATGTGGAGCGGATTTATCACAGCTACCCGCACCAGCTGTCGGGCGGACAGCGCCAGCGCATCGTTATCGCCATGGCGCTGATCCTCAAACCGCGGCTGCTGATCTGCGATGAACCGACCACCGCGCTGGATGTCACCACGCAGAAGCAGATCCTGCTGCTGATTAAAGAGTTACAGCGCAGCCAGCAGACGGCGGTGGTGTTCATCACTCATGATTTTGGCGTGGTGTCGGAAATCGCCGATCGTATCGTGGTGATGAACCGCGGCGCGCTGGTGGAAAGCGGCAGCCGCGACGACATTCTGGTGCGGCCCGCGCAGGACTATACCCGTATGCTGGTTTCCTCGGTGCCCAGTCTGTTGCCCCGGCACACCGCCCGCCCGGATACGGCGGACGCCATCGAAGTGGTGGGGTTGGACAAGGTTTATGAAGAGAAAAAATTTATGGGCGCCACCCGGCGAGTGGTGGCGGCGAATAACGTCAGCTTCCGCATTCGCCGCGGCGAAGTGCTCGGCGTGGTGGGCGAATCCGGTTCGGGCAAATCTTCGGTGGCGCGTTGCCTGGTGCGGTTACAGGAGCCGACCGGCGGCAGCATCATGCTGGGCGACACCGATCTGGTGAAAACCCGCGCCGGCGAGATGCGCCCATTGCGGCGCAAGATACAGTTCATCTTTCAGGATCCCTACCGCTCGCTTAACCCGCGCCGCACGGTGGGCGACTCGATGATTGAGGGGCTGATCAATTTCGGCACGCCCCGCCAACAGGCGCTGGATACGGCCGCCAAGGCGTTGGATCTGGTGGGGCTGTCGGCGGACATTATGACCCGTTATCCCCATCAATTTTCCGGCGGCCAGCGCCAGCGGCTGTGCATCGCCCGCGCGGTGGTGATGGAGCCGGACGTCCTGGTGGCGGATGAAGCGGTTTCGGCGCTGGATGTTTCGGTACAGGCGCAGGTGCTGGACTTGCTGGAGGCGATCCGCCAGCGCACCGGCGTCGCCATCCTGTTCATCACCCACGACCTGAGGGTGGCGGCGCAAATTTGCCATTCCATCGTGGTGATGAAGAAAGGCGAGATAGTCGAAGCCGGCGATGCCGTTACGGTATTGAGTCATCCCAGTCACAGTTATACACGTTCACTGATCGACGCGGCGCCAGGGCGGGATTGGGATTTCCAGAATTTCCGTCCGGTAGGCGCGCATGCCGCGGTCAACTGA
- a CDS encoding GntR family transcriptional regulator, whose translation MKNPQLKPLIKSSIESRTTDSLRSYILSGAVKPGDRLTETSLAEQLGVGRATVRSAFQRLAGEGILVQIPYTGWEVASLSIKDVWELWTLRGSLEGLAARLAAEQTDPEQHAAIKQAYQRLEQDCLAGDMNDISESDMNLHRAIVNAAGHERLAHQYKLVEQQVRLYIMTSNVYASDGPSDIFSQHTPMVEALLAGNGPRASLEAWRHNETEGKKLSDWLQQQSVQDVIVN comes from the coding sequence ATGAAAAATCCCCAATTAAAACCGCTGATTAAAAGTTCGATAGAAAGCCGAACCACCGACAGTCTGCGAAGCTACATTCTTTCCGGCGCCGTCAAGCCGGGCGATCGCCTCACCGAAACCTCGCTGGCCGAACAGCTTGGCGTGGGGCGGGCCACCGTCAGGAGCGCGTTTCAGCGGCTGGCGGGAGAAGGCATTCTGGTGCAGATCCCTTACACCGGCTGGGAGGTCGCCTCACTGTCGATCAAAGACGTATGGGAACTGTGGACGCTGCGCGGCAGCCTTGAGGGGTTGGCGGCCCGGCTGGCGGCGGAACAAACCGATCCGGAACAGCACGCGGCGATAAAGCAGGCGTACCAACGTCTGGAACAGGACTGTCTGGCCGGCGATATGAACGACATCAGCGAAAGCGACATGAATTTACATCGCGCCATTGTCAATGCCGCCGGCCATGAACGGCTGGCGCATCAGTACAAGCTGGTGGAACAACAGGTGCGTTTGTACATTATGACCAGTAACGTCTACGCCTCCGACGGTCCTTCCGACATTTTCTCTCAGCACACGCCCATGGTCGAAGCGCTGCTGGCCGGCAACGGGCCGCGCGCCTCGCTGGAAGCCTGGCGGCACAATGAAACCGAAGGGAAGAAGCTGTCGGACTGGCTGCAACAGCAAAGCGTACAGGACGTCATCGTCAACTGA